A stretch of the Aphis gossypii isolate Hap1 chromosome 2, ASM2018417v2, whole genome shotgun sequence genome encodes the following:
- the LOC114124269 gene encoding hormone-sensitive lipase isoform X1 has protein sequence MATLVEIDDSSSSNYDKLKDLCKENIIYFTNNERNGSTAIANAFEQLFENIGNIQPLVFKLCNVYHLYDFDPSMPGNGYRSYVSVVDLFIAHCIKICNQMAANRDSFFFRKTFYTKEIESCNQVMNTLVLCLENLCLLIGWSEPGMLFSGNDTAALELMMKIEPSKLCPFYGRCLAFQFNESLQPALKTIAIMMAAFSEVYYNENGMLARANTAWNCSKYMLNPELRARRIVNVIQYSSIEFYKAFLFLGETELLKSLPNLVSPTVAINRLIAIPSKPFLYLKPNGQLFEIQPPLCHIGPASLNARLIAKTKREGMLAENPGSGILPEPCENLIIHCHGGGFVSQSSSSHESYLRDWAVRLDIPILSIDYSLAPRAPYPRAMEELLFAYIWALSNAAYLGSTAKRVIMAGDSAGGNLSACVALKCIEMGFRVPDSLFLAYFPCAIAWSPTPARFLSLIDPLIPLGFMTNCLKAYACSPDIYQDSLYEYKLKNIAKPKDGTSEDFVENIESSEEALELIQNPNDDSQSVITPVEEVIMAAHERRQSRRFSTMLTETAENISSAITTTFITLTGGTAEEDISDSEDALNEVIEETPLPIDLPKLPEDPFLSPYFANDDIFKQLPPVHIVTVHMDPCLDDCVMFAKRLKELGKKVNMDILKGLPHGFLNLAITCKEAHEGSVLCAQRIADLFKEIEMCEC, from the exons atggcaaCATTGGTGGAAATAGATGATAGTTCATCATCAAATTATGACAAACTTAAAGatttatgtaaagaaaatatcatttattttactaataatgaaAGAAATGGTTCGACTGCCATAGCCAATGCTTTTGAacagttatttgaaaatattggtaatatacaaccattggtttttaaattatgcaatGTCTACCATTTGTATGATTTTGATCCATCTATGCCTGGTAATGGATATCGAAGTTATGTTTCTgttgttgatttatttattgctcATTGCATCAAAATTTGCAATCAAATGGCTGCCAATCGTGATTCATTTTTCTTCCGCAAAACGTTTTATACAAA AGAAATTGAATCATGTAACCAAGTGATGAATACATTGGTATTGTGTTTAGAAAACTTATGTCTTTTAATTGGTTGGAGTGAACCAGGTATGTTATTTTCTGGAAACGATACTGCAGCATTAGAACTCATGATGAAAATTGAACCCTCTAAACTATGTCCTTTTTATGGGCGCTGTTTGGCTTTTcaa tttaatgaGTCACTACAACCGGCTTTGAAAACTATTGCTATAATGATGGCTGCTTTTAGTGAAGTATACTATAATGAAAATGGCATGTTGGCTAGAGCTAATACTGCATGGAatt gtagcaaatatatgttaaatccGGAATTGAGAGCTCGTAGAATTGTAAATGTCATTCAGTATTCTTCAATAGAGTTTTACAAAGCATTTTTGTTCCTTGGTGAAactg aactattaaaaagtttaccaAACCTAGTTTCTCCTACGGTAGCAATAAATCGGCTAATAGCAATTCCTAGCAAAccatttttatacttgaaacCAAATGgacaattatttgaaattcagCCTCCTTTGTGCCATATTGGACCAGCTTCCTTGAATGCTAGACTAATTGCAAAAACTAAACGTGAAGGCATg TTAGCAGAAAATCCCGGTAGTGGGATACTACCAGAGCCATGTGAAAATCTTATCATACATTGTCATGGAGGTGGTTTTGTGTCTCAAAGTTCAAGTTCTCACGAATCGTATTTAAGAGATTGGGCAGTGCGCTTAGATATTCCTATATTGTCTATTGATTATTCTCTAGCACCAAGAGCACCATACCCTAGAGCTATGGAAGAACTATTATTCGCATATATTTGGGCATTAAGTAATGCGGCTTACTTGGGTTCTACTGCTAAACGTGTCATAATGGCag GTGATTCCGCTGGTGGAAATTTAAGTGCTTGTGTAGCATTAAAATGCATAGAAATGGGTTTCAGAGTACCTGATAGCTTATTTTTAGCATACTTCCCTTGTGCAATAGCTTGGTCACCAACACCTGCAAGATTTTTGAGTTTAATAGATCCACTCATACCTCTAGGTTTTATGACAAACTGTTTGAAGG CTTATGCTTGTTCTCCCGATATCTACCAAGATAGTTTGTATgagtataaattgaaaaatattgcaaaACCAAAAGATGGCACTTCTGAAGACTTtgtagaaaatattgaatctaGTGAAGAAGCTCTTGAGTTAATACAAAACCCCAATGATGATAGTCAATCAGTAATAACTCCAGTTGAAGAGGTTATTATGGCTGCACATGAACGAAGACAATCTAGACGATTTTCTACAATGTTGACTGAAACAGCAGAAAATATAAGTTCTGCTATTACTACCACATTCATTACATTGACTGGAGGGACAGCTGAAGAagatattag tgATAGTGAAGATGCATTAAATGAAGTAATAGAAGAAACACCACTACCAATAGATTTACCAAAATTGCCAGAAGATCCATTTTTATCACCCTATTTTGcaaatgatgatatttttaaacagctGCCACCTGTTCATATTGTG ACAGTACATATGGATCCATGCCTAGATGATTGTGTAATGTTTGCTAAACGATTAAAAGAACTTGGAAAAAAAGTGAATATGGATATTCTAAAAGGATTACCTcatggttttttaaatttagctatt acctGTAAAGAAGCTCATGAAGGATCAGTGTTGTGTGCTCAACGTATTgcagatttatttaaagaaattgaaaTGTGTGAatgttaa
- the LOC114124275 gene encoding probable DNA-directed RNA polymerases I and III subunit RPAC2, whose protein sequence is MTELLEDDVNIGPSELDRTFVFEDEGHTLGSLLTYILESFPETDFCAYSIRHPSENKIYLRLKVKNGHTVEDVFKRGFQELNQLLNHVKKTFNKAISTYEDTKATE, encoded by the exons atGACG gaatTATTAGAAGATGATGTTAATATTGGACCTTCAGAACTAGATAgaacatttgtttttgaagACGAAGGACATACATTGGGTTCactattaacatatattttagaaagttTTCCTGAAACAGATTTTTGTGCTTATTCCATAAGGCATCcatcagaaaataaaatttatttacggttaaaagtaaaaaatggcCACACTGTAGAAGATGTTTTTAAACGTGGTTTTCAAGAGCTTAATCAATTGTTAAatcatgttaaaaaaacatttaat aaAGCAATTTCAACTTATGAAGATACTAAAGCTACTGAATAG
- the LOC114124269 gene encoding hormone-sensitive lipase isoform X2, with protein sequence MSFLWALFGFSSSKYMLNPELRARRIVNVIQYSSIEFYKAFLFLGETELLKSLPNLVSPTVAINRLIAIPSKPFLYLKPNGQLFEIQPPLCHIGPASLNARLIAKTKREGMLAENPGSGILPEPCENLIIHCHGGGFVSQSSSSHESYLRDWAVRLDIPILSIDYSLAPRAPYPRAMEELLFAYIWALSNAAYLGSTAKRVIMAGDSAGGNLSACVALKCIEMGFRVPDSLFLAYFPCAIAWSPTPARFLSLIDPLIPLGFMTNCLKAYACSPDIYQDSLYEYKLKNIAKPKDGTSEDFVENIESSEEALELIQNPNDDSQSVITPVEEVIMAAHERRQSRRFSTMLTETAENISSAITTTFITLTGGTAEEDISDSEDALNEVIEETPLPIDLPKLPEDPFLSPYFANDDIFKQLPPVHIVTVHMDPCLDDCVMFAKRLKELGKKVNMDILKGLPHGFLNLAITCKEAHEGSVLCAQRIADLFKEIEMCEC encoded by the exons ATGTCCTTTTTATGGGCGCTGTTTGGCTTTTcaa gtagcaaatatatgttaaatccGGAATTGAGAGCTCGTAGAATTGTAAATGTCATTCAGTATTCTTCAATAGAGTTTTACAAAGCATTTTTGTTCCTTGGTGAAactg aactattaaaaagtttaccaAACCTAGTTTCTCCTACGGTAGCAATAAATCGGCTAATAGCAATTCCTAGCAAAccatttttatacttgaaacCAAATGgacaattatttgaaattcagCCTCCTTTGTGCCATATTGGACCAGCTTCCTTGAATGCTAGACTAATTGCAAAAACTAAACGTGAAGGCATg TTAGCAGAAAATCCCGGTAGTGGGATACTACCAGAGCCATGTGAAAATCTTATCATACATTGTCATGGAGGTGGTTTTGTGTCTCAAAGTTCAAGTTCTCACGAATCGTATTTAAGAGATTGGGCAGTGCGCTTAGATATTCCTATATTGTCTATTGATTATTCTCTAGCACCAAGAGCACCATACCCTAGAGCTATGGAAGAACTATTATTCGCATATATTTGGGCATTAAGTAATGCGGCTTACTTGGGTTCTACTGCTAAACGTGTCATAATGGCag GTGATTCCGCTGGTGGAAATTTAAGTGCTTGTGTAGCATTAAAATGCATAGAAATGGGTTTCAGAGTACCTGATAGCTTATTTTTAGCATACTTCCCTTGTGCAATAGCTTGGTCACCAACACCTGCAAGATTTTTGAGTTTAATAGATCCACTCATACCTCTAGGTTTTATGACAAACTGTTTGAAGG CTTATGCTTGTTCTCCCGATATCTACCAAGATAGTTTGTATgagtataaattgaaaaatattgcaaaACCAAAAGATGGCACTTCTGAAGACTTtgtagaaaatattgaatctaGTGAAGAAGCTCTTGAGTTAATACAAAACCCCAATGATGATAGTCAATCAGTAATAACTCCAGTTGAAGAGGTTATTATGGCTGCACATGAACGAAGACAATCTAGACGATTTTCTACAATGTTGACTGAAACAGCAGAAAATATAAGTTCTGCTATTACTACCACATTCATTACATTGACTGGAGGGACAGCTGAAGAagatattag tgATAGTGAAGATGCATTAAATGAAGTAATAGAAGAAACACCACTACCAATAGATTTACCAAAATTGCCAGAAGATCCATTTTTATCACCCTATTTTGcaaatgatgatatttttaaacagctGCCACCTGTTCATATTGTG ACAGTACATATGGATCCATGCCTAGATGATTGTGTAATGTTTGCTAAACGATTAAAAGAACTTGGAAAAAAAGTGAATATGGATATTCTAAAAGGATTACCTcatggttttttaaatttagctatt acctGTAAAGAAGCTCATGAAGGATCAGTGTTGTGTGCTCAACGTATTgcagatttatttaaagaaattgaaaTGTGTGAatgttaa
- the LOC114124274 gene encoding probable N-acetyltransferase san, with amino-acid sequence MTRAKLELGEITHHNIKQLKRLNTVVFPVSYNEKFYKDVLEAGELAKLAYYNDIVVGAVCCRIDQEVGRRLYIMTLGCLSQYRRLGIGSMMVEHVLNYVENDGTFDSVYLHVQLNNDSAIKFYKKFGFEIVETKEHYYKRIEPADAYVLEKRLRPKTINGKNEHHTLKKD; translated from the exons ATGACGag agcCAAGTTGGAATTGGGTGAAATtactcatcataatattaaacaactcAAACGGTTAAATACTGTGGTTTTTCCTGTGTCATATAATGagaaattttataaagatgTCCTAGAAGCTGGAGAATTAGCTAAATTAG catattataatgatattgtgGTTGGAGCTGTATGTTGTCGAATAGACCAAGAAGTTGGTCGTCGACTTTATATAATGACTTTAGGGTGCTTGTCACAGTATAGAAGACTTGGTATAGGAAGTATGATGGTTGAACATGTCTTAAACTATGTTGAAAATGATGGTACATTTGATAGTGtttattt acatgTTCAATTGAATAATGACAGTGCCAtaaagttttacaaaaaatttggCTTTGAGATAGTTGAAACTAaagaacattattataagagAATAGAACCAGCAGATGCTTATGTGCTGGAAAAACGTCTACGACCTAAAACTATAAATGGGAAAAATGAACATCATAccttaaaaaaagattaa